A region of Streptomyces deccanensis DNA encodes the following proteins:
- a CDS encoding Yip1 family protein → MSQLGRKAGPVGPGPARGRSGPGTFDDVAGFRIGRGRDNGAPQARPHNPPYGQQAPQAGGPSYGYPQTPPGPPYGGGRGGQGGWPQTHGGAPGGYGTHGNHGGHGGHGGPGHHGEPEYFGDDGGHPHGVDPYAANNPGHTQMFAVGEDPYQQGDTYRAGSAPAAPLGPRLHWKALLKGIVTSPSQTFLVMRDYAVWGPALIVTFLYGLLAVFGFDAAREEAIKATLSAAVPIVLVTGVTMVVSIFVLGVVTHTLARQLGGDGAWQPTVGLSMLIMTLTDAPRLVVAMFAGGDASFVQILGWITWVAAGALLTIMVSKSHDLPWPKALGASAIQLVAILSLIKLGTF, encoded by the coding sequence ATGTCACAGCTCGGCCGCAAAGCCGGGCCGGTTGGCCCCGGCCCGGCACGCGGCCGCTCGGGACCAGGTACGTTCGATGACGTGGCTGGATTCAGGATCGGACGCGGCCGGGACAACGGCGCTCCTCAAGCGCGACCGCACAACCCTCCGTACGGACAGCAGGCCCCGCAGGCCGGCGGCCCGTCGTACGGCTACCCCCAGACGCCCCCCGGACCGCCGTACGGCGGCGGGCGCGGCGGTCAGGGCGGCTGGCCCCAGACGCACGGCGGCGCCCCCGGCGGTTACGGGACCCACGGCAACCACGGGGGCCATGGGGGCCATGGGGGGCCCGGTCACCACGGTGAGCCGGAGTACTTCGGCGACGACGGCGGGCACCCCCACGGTGTGGACCCGTACGCGGCCAACAACCCGGGGCACACCCAGATGTTCGCCGTCGGCGAGGACCCGTACCAGCAGGGCGACACCTACCGCGCGGGCAGCGCCCCGGCGGCGCCGCTCGGCCCGCGGCTGCACTGGAAGGCCCTGCTCAAGGGCATCGTCACCAGCCCGAGCCAGACGTTCCTGGTGATGCGCGACTACGCGGTGTGGGGCCCCGCCCTCATCGTGACGTTCCTGTACGGCCTGCTGGCCGTCTTCGGCTTCGACGCCGCGCGCGAAGAGGCGATCAAGGCGACGCTCTCGGCGGCCGTTCCCATCGTGCTCGTCACCGGCGTGACGATGGTGGTCAGCATCTTCGTCCTGGGCGTGGTCACCCACACGCTCGCCCGCCAGCTCGGCGGCGACGGGGCCTGGCAGCCCACGGTCGGCCTCTCGATGCTGATCATGACCCTCACGGACGCGCCCCGTCTGGTCGTCGCGATGTTCGCGGGCGGCGACGCCTCCTTCGTCCAGATCCTCGGCTGGATCACCTGGGTCGCGGCGGGCGCCCTGCTGACCATCATGGTCAGCAAGTCCCACGACCTTCCGTGGCCGAAGGCGCTGGGCGCCTCGGCGATCCAGCTGGTGGCGATCCTGTCGCTGATCAAGCTGGGCACGTTCTGA
- a CDS encoding FG-GAP repeat protein, translated as MHRRTYALAAATVATATTAALALTLAPAATAAPSPAVTSDFNGDGYADLAVGVPDGAVNGKAKAGYVNLVWGSAKGLGRNGSIRVSQSTAEVPGTPEAGDRFGTSVLLADLSGDGLAELIVGAPGEDVTGRGADAGTVTVVGGARTGTGPASNALTGPSVNAAYGWSVAAADFTGDGGRDLVVGGRDKVVVRAAVDNGEDLVVTTVLATPMGGRAPLLATGDFTADGTDDLALAYYTVNAPFTQSHVRLWTWDEAERRMANTWNSDNAAASALAVGDFDGDGLDDLALGECREIADENIDDPCGPESYAEGGGIHIEYGDAKGSFGLRSQTLNQDTVGVYGVAEDGDRFGASLAVLDVNHDGRDDLVAGAPGEAIGTRAAAGAATLLLGHAGGIVDQYGEASSVPYHQDRPGVPGVAETNDAFGAAVVTGDYDKDSTPDTAVGAPGENARSGGVWAFPKTSVTGSRALTPKNLGLPSPSSALSYGRYLSSR; from the coding sequence GTGCACAGACGGACCTACGCCCTGGCCGCCGCCACCGTGGCGACCGCCACCACGGCGGCCCTCGCTCTGACCCTGGCGCCGGCCGCAACCGCCGCCCCCTCCCCCGCCGTGACCAGCGACTTCAACGGTGACGGCTACGCGGACCTCGCCGTCGGCGTCCCCGACGGAGCCGTGAACGGCAAGGCCAAGGCCGGCTATGTGAACCTCGTCTGGGGCAGCGCGAAGGGCCTCGGCAGGAACGGGAGCATCCGGGTCAGCCAGTCCACCGCCGAGGTCCCCGGCACCCCCGAGGCGGGCGACCGCTTCGGCACGTCCGTGCTGCTGGCGGACCTCAGCGGCGACGGCCTCGCCGAGCTGATCGTCGGCGCGCCCGGCGAGGACGTCACCGGCCGGGGCGCGGACGCGGGCACGGTCACCGTCGTCGGCGGCGCGAGGACCGGCACGGGCCCGGCGTCCAACGCCCTCACCGGCCCGTCGGTGAACGCGGCGTACGGCTGGTCGGTCGCGGCGGCGGACTTCACCGGCGACGGCGGCCGGGACCTCGTGGTCGGCGGCCGGGACAAGGTCGTCGTGCGTGCCGCCGTCGACAACGGCGAGGACCTGGTCGTCACCACGGTCCTCGCCACCCCGATGGGCGGCCGCGCCCCGCTCCTCGCCACCGGCGACTTCACCGCCGACGGCACGGACGACCTCGCCCTCGCCTATTACACGGTCAACGCCCCCTTCACGCAGTCGCACGTCCGCCTGTGGACGTGGGACGAGGCCGAGCGCCGGATGGCCAACACCTGGAACTCCGACAACGCCGCCGCCTCCGCGCTCGCCGTCGGCGACTTCGACGGCGACGGCCTGGACGACCTGGCCCTCGGCGAGTGCCGCGAGATCGCCGACGAGAACATCGACGACCCGTGCGGCCCGGAGTCGTACGCCGAGGGCGGCGGCATCCACATCGAGTACGGCGACGCGAAGGGCTCCTTCGGCCTGCGCTCCCAGACCCTCAACCAGGACACGGTCGGCGTGTACGGCGTCGCGGAGGACGGCGACCGCTTCGGCGCCTCCCTCGCCGTACTGGACGTCAACCACGACGGCCGCGACGACCTGGTCGCGGGCGCCCCCGGCGAGGCCATCGGCACCCGCGCGGCAGCCGGCGCCGCCACCCTGCTGCTGGGCCACGCCGGCGGCATCGTCGACCAGTACGGCGAGGCGTCCTCCGTGCCGTACCACCAGGACCGCCCCGGTGTCCCCGGCGTCGCGGAGACGAACGACGCCTTCGGCGCGGCCGTCGTCACCGGCGACTACGACAAGGACAGCACCCCGGACACGGCCGTCGGCGCCCCCGGCGAGAACGCGAGATCCGGCGGCGTCTGGGCCTTCCCGAAGACCTCGGTCACCGGCTCCCGCGCCCTCACCCCGAAGAACCTGGGCCTGCCGTCCCCGTCGTCGGCCCTGTCGTACGGCAGGTACCTGAGCAGCCGTTGA